ATTTTGCAACTCGCCACTGGATATAGTCTCTCCATTGGTACTGCTTGTAGCAAAAGCCTCGCTAGAACTTCCAGACTCTAGGGTTTCAGACATGACTCAAGTTGAATGTAGGAGATTGGATCAATAGAAGACAAGTTAAGGCATGGGTTTTGGTTTCAAACGCTAGGAGATCGAACCTAGCTCTGATATCATGTCAAAAGGATGAAAAAATAATCTCCAATCTTATTCCTTAAAGCTAAAGCAACAAccgatatatatacacacacgcctATCATAATAGGCAACATTCCTAAGTCTAACTAGGAATTTTTCTAATTAGATGATATCTAGATTACATTaggaaatatatacaaaaggaaaataatatacaattgaACAAAGCAATCAAGCAAATAAGGAAAGAGCACCTAAGGAAATCAATCACACTGATCGTGCATAATATCAGTGTGCACTAAATTaggaaagaagaataaatagGTAAGAAGAACCAATAAGAAAGAAGTAGCTGTCCGCTCATAAGGTCTAAATAAAAGATTCAGTGGCTGGTATTATTAGAGGTCTTGTCATGCAAGGAACAAGAGTGGGACTGCCCAATGAGGGTCTCTTTTGCATTGTATTGATGATTATAGGAAGATGACAACTGTTGTTTGATCAGATAAGTTTTATACTACCTAGCAGCTATATAATACAACTCTCCTTTATCTGGGTTTAAGACCAACTGTAAATAGGAATCTATGGGTCGAGTTTGAACTATAGGAAGGATAATGCCTTACGGAAGTAGATTTTTAACAAGAAATAATGTGTGAGACAAAAATTGTAGAAATGCCATTTTTTTAGCTGGAAATGAGCAGGAATGACCTATTAGAATAGGGTTTCAGCAAGGCAGTGCATTTTCACTGCCCTTCTTGAGTGTTGAGAATGGTAAGAGAATTGGAAGTTCTGGTtgctgtttctttcttcttccccctCCTGAAATACAACTTTGGACTGGTTCAAATCAATGGATGGGGTTCATAATTTCCCGGACCTTCCACTGGGTTGTGTGATGGAAGTGATGAAACTCTAGTAGTGATCAAGGGTTCAGATCATTTTGAACCATACCCATGGCAAGCAAAAATTGGGCCTTTTTAGCTAGTCATCCATCCTACTAGCCAAGAAGCACATCACCAATGTGGTAGTCAAGGTGGTTGCTgccaatttcattattttttgtgGTTTTGTGCTGCTCTAGTCATACAGTTAAATCTAAACCCTAAAGACCTATAATGCTATTAAAGATGTCTTAGCAGGGGTTTTCCTTGAAAGCAATGGACGATGAGGTGCCCGAACTGAAGTCCTATATGACTAGACATGTGTGCACCTTAGCTCATAGACAGACAGCTGATGAACTGACTCTCTGGACAATAACCAAAATGTCTTAACAAGTTAACTATATTTACTAGCAGAGAAACATCAATATATGTTTGTCACTTTGCATAAAGTTTGATGCCTTGGGCTGATCTTTGCAACAGAGCTACTGAAAATATCATCTCattacctttttttattttttttctatttcagttAGTAAGTGCAATTAGGGGTGAGcaaaaataaccgaaccgaactggcTCTGTTGATTTAGTCTGATTTGTATTTTGGTTTGGctcgatttttaaatttgagtgtttcgattattttggtttggttcaatctctgtattaaaaaaaattcaaataacttaattgactaaaatatcaaaaacgatatttttttttttggtcaaatttttttttttttttcatttttttgattttttcggttgattcaattttttctatttctttttagttttttaatttattcgaTTTTTGGGTATCTATTTcatcactttaattttttaaaaaagttaggCCTATTCAATTTAAACAATTCATTGGGGAACCCACTAAATGCTCACTGTGCAATGAGTGTTTGATTGGAGAAGAGATAATATAGGCTTCTTGTTTGCATTGCCAATGAATCTTGTCAGTACTAAGAAGATTGATAGATGTTGCTGTGTAGAGTTGATAAAAAAGGAATGTTTATCATTATTATGAGATCGATTATTTTCAGTTTGGAttgcatttattttttgcattttttgcaGTTTAGACTATGAAACATTTTAGAGACCTTTAAGGACTctttattcttaaatattttattaaaaaatatttaaaatattttataactcgaacataaaaaataaatacaatctaATCTGAATTGAGTTTTATTCTTAAACCACATTGTGGTCTATAgagaataatgttatttgtatagATAGGGTTTTTACATATAggtttacaaaaatttaaataactattttgccctttcttcttttctttactccttcctctcttttctctctatttcttcctctagCACCACCTCTCATGGTCTTCCTCTTGTCACCCGTCTCGCCGTCGCCCTTGCCCACTGTTGTCGCTCGCTACATCCTCACCTAGTCGTTTACTGCATCGCCGACTATTGCAACAAGAGGTAAGGATGCAGCAAACGACGAGCTGTGAGGGCGAGGCAGACAATAGTAATCAGTCAGACGAGTAGGACAGCAACAGTCGATCAGGCAAGGATGTAACGGAAAGGGCAAGGCAGCGGTGGGCAACGGAAGCGACAATGAGAGGAAGATTGTGAGAAACAGTGGCAACGGAAGCGACAATGAGAGGAAGATTGTGAGAAACAGTGTTGGAGGGAAAATATGAGAGAGAGGAGCGGGTGTTGGAGGGGCAAGGGGGGAGAGAAAAGTTAATGTTGGAGAGgcaagggggagagagaggagaggaaagAATATCCATATATAAACCCTTTTGTGAAACCCTTCTTGTACAAATAGAGTGACTCCGTCTATAGATAGTTTATTTCAttcaatgaaataaattaaggtttaagccttttttttgggggggggggggggggaaatggATATGATACAAAAAAGAAGAgagtaaataatatttttgaaaaaaagtaagaaataaaaatgtaagaaaatacataaataaaaaaaaacataaggatttttttgtaaatataatatttaatataaaaaattataaaaaaaataatcaatcaaACATCAATATAAATTCCATAATCCATTAAACCAAATATAAACACAAGTTATGTTTTGTTCCTAACGTGGTCGTTGGGATATAAGAAAATTGCTTCCTCTCTAATGTGGAGgtggaataaatttaatatttttttaatattatgaaataattttaaaatatttttaaaattattaaaatggctcaaaaacttttttttttttttaagtttcttaATGTTTGGAGGTAGTAAATGTTTGGGAAACTTTAAAAGGACaccatttcaatatttttgtcCATCATAGATTCATAGACTAAGAGTAATAAGTTCaaaatagttcaaaattttCCAAGTACACATATTCTTTAGAGGTAACGCACTATATaggtaaataaaatttactgaatgaataatgctattggtatatttttgtgtacaccttgaactatacaaaggtgtaccaataacaaaaatatccttCATGAGACGTATAAAGGTGCGTGAGGTGAGGCGTATGGAGACGaggggtattttgatcataatatctTTTTGTGTAACTCAAGTAACTCAAGATGTataaaaatgatgtacatctaACATGATTCTAAATGAATACTGACATGGATGATTTAACGTAGTtcgtaaaattttttaaaaaatataatattatagtaaataacttaaaattttataataatattttaaaaagttcaTCCAATAAAAAAGGCCAAAAGGGTGGGGTTGACATCCTCCCATGGGGATTCCAACCAAGTTATAGAAGTAGCAGCCGTTTCTTTCATGTGGTGGAGACAACGTTGCGGAGCCGACCAAGAATGCTCGGCTTTTAATATTGACTCGCGCGGAGGACACTCTACTGTCCTGTAACCATcatcttaattaaattacttttcGATTTTTTggtttaggttttttttttatttttataaataagaattttattaaaaataattataaaaaaatgtctaTAACTTTAAGTTAGAGCATATTCTGAACCTCGTGATGAAAGATGATCACACTTGAAGAtctaaacaattaataaaaatgtataattatcCTGacattaagagaaaaatatatataattgtctgagaaaatattcattattgtcACTTTCTGAAAATACTGAGAAATGACGGCTTAAATGTGCTAATTCACGTAgggttaaaatgaaatttaaccCCCAAAAATAACAAGTTAAATGGGTTAATCCTATGTATGTTTTACACGATAACTATATGTCAATTATCCATTTACACCACTAACAAAATCTTGAACCCCTTAGGATGGCGTAGTTGGTCGTCACACATGTTCGGGAGATTGAGATATTGCAAGATCACGAATTTGATTATGTTTTCGTATGGATTTGCACATCTAGTTGTGTCTCTCCGCAAGGCTAGACTCTTGGGTTTTGACCTGCGACTTATCTATCGATATACACCTTTTGAATTGAGGTGAAATGGATTGTAAATTTTAGAGAAAGTAAGATAATTCGAGCCAAAGATTGACTATAATTCAAAAACCCTagaatttctcaaaaaaaaaaaaacacaaattctTTGAATCTACCATTATATTTTGTCCACATTAATTTCAACTATTTTATTCCATTACTTAATTCTAAGATTAAAGTGCAATTAGAAGGGACAAGGTTGCCATTTTGAGGACATCTAGGTCTTCCCATTCCCATTGTTTTGAGCAATCCTAGTAAGTAGCAAccttttaaaaatgataattaaagGGGGCACATGGGGCAAGAAACAAGAGGCCTCAAGCCATGGGATGCCCCTACCTAGCTAGATGGTCTCCATACAAAGACAAGGACTGGATTTCCTAGATGGTAACAAATGGACATGCTCttgctttcttgttttttttctctctctctctctcactaccctcaaattattatataaaaattctatatcacgattacatttttataacttgaactcataattttagtaaaaaattaatgaatcatcatatatttaagttacaaaaataatttgttacAATTAAAGTACAGATAAAAGGTaccataattttaaatttttacaactTAAAAGTCATGCATTTAAGTTATGAAAACGGTCTCTTTCTAAGATACGATCAGGTACACAAGATCGTGACTTTAATTGAGgaaaaatttcttaattttcaaaatattaatatgattatatacaaaaatgactaatatatatatatatatttatatttacacgCAGAGAAATATCTAGCTAGGgctaattaattttcttctcttctttgttGGGTCTTTGTCCTTTGGTCCCAACTGATGATAGATATGTGAGGGGAAAGGGACAGAGGGGATAGGGCCACCCATATCTTCATACTACTCCATGTTCTCCAAAAGACCATGTTATTAGCTAGCTCCCCTTCAAAATCTACATTAAATGCTTCCTTTCTAGGGTTTTATATACCACCAAGAAACCATAGAGTTTCTGTTTGTTCCCATCTCTTATTAATTCCCTTTTAGTCTTTAAGAGTCTTAGATCGACCTTCTAGCCTATGTCAACCATatctcatcatcatcttcttcttcttcttctgtttcttctctctatttcttctttccatGCATGCACTGATGCAAGGTTTCTTGGTGCAATTGCTCAGCAGCCTGAGAAAAAATTCATCCCTCCAAACAAGGTATAATTTGTGCAtcgtacacacacacacacatgcacacttGGTTAATTATGTccatttctttaattattatggACTGTTAAGAAGGTGATTTTATTGATCAGTAGGGTTTTCTAACTAATGTGCAGAATACCACCAAGATGTCAGTTACACAAAGCAAAGTTGGATATGGGCACAGCCTGGTCAAGCAAACTAGGGTTAGGGAAGATGATCGCCGGCCGCCAGTGAGCACCTCGTCGAAGGCCAAAGATCAGCTTGGTTTGCAAGTTTCAGGTGCCCTACGCCCCCTCTCAGTTGACTTCTCACACTGTGTGGCTCACTGCAGGAAACGCGGCGAACAGAAACTAGGGTTTAATGCAGACTATTCAGTGCCGAGGACACATCCTCCTGTCCACAATTGAGCCTTCTTTTGACAGAAAATAGTACCACTTATGTCTCGGTTCATGCTTATCTCAAAAATTCTCAGACTCATCGGTTTAGGATTTAAGGTCTTAGAGAGAGAGGGATCATAGCAATTAAACCATTGCCCGAATTACTAAGTATACATAACAGTGgctataactatatatatatatatatatgtgtgtgtgtgtgtgtgtgtgagacaAATATTGATATGTAGAGGATAATTAATTCTATATATCATAGTTAATATTCCTCAAGAAATTAACTAAATGCTCATCTTTAACTGTTGCATAAAGGATTCTATAATTGATCAATatcttcaacaattaatttctCTACAGAATCCATGATAACAATAATGATGCTACACAGTGACAATTAATTAGCCATTGATCATTCTCTAAAATGGATATATTTCCATTTTAGATCTCTCTATCTAATTTTGTCAACCCCCCCACAAAGAGTAGATCATgatcctaattaattaattaagccaaTCTTTTTAAGTAGCTGATAAACTGTgtactggaagaagaagagatgtaTATATAGCTGCAACAAAGAAGTTGTATTTATGTGGATGGGTAGGCATACTTGTCAAATGTGGTGGTTGCAGCCTCCATAAATGTTTATGCTGTTCATCTGCACTTTCAGTTCTTCAACAACACTGCCACATGGTGTTTGAATTTTGGTCCCAAGCAAttactttttatatgtatatatatatatatatatgaaatctctatttttttttttgttagaacaataattttttcattgTAAAAATCAAAAAGCATCTACACGGCTTTAAACTAAAACATATCTCGAGCCTCACAACgaaaaccaaattaaaaagGATAAGGCGAAACTAACAAATCAAGAACATTCCTATAACTGAAATTAAGAAATAACTTATAAACAATTGGCAAAGGAAGTCTGCAAAAGATGTTCATCAAAGTGCGAACTCCAAAATTTCTAAGGACAAACTTCCTTAAGCATTTGAAGGCTTTTGGTGCGAATGCTCACATTTGTGGTACCAATATCCAGTTACTCACCTAAAAAAACTTAACCAGAGTTCAAGCAAAGCATAAACTGTCAATTAATGAAACATTTCTATGCATTGGATTGGTACATTCGTGCTAATATATGGCAATGTTTGtgtgaaacaaaaataataagatcGTAGACAATAAAAGAGATACAACACAGACCAATTAAGCAGCCGAGGCTAGCCATGCCACCAAGAAGTCAAGAACTTTTGGTTGAAGCTGGGAAGGAGCTGCTAGCTTCTTACGGTGGACTGGGGAAGGCATCAAGTCATTCAAAGCTGGTTAAAGGGCTAAACAAAGTTTATTTTTGCTTTAGAAATGAGGGTGAGAAGGTGACCTTTTGGAGGGCCTCAGCCGACTTGTAGGCAAGCACAAGGCAACCGACCAATCATAACAACGTTAAAGAAGAACACCTAATTGCTTGTTCCTACATGAATAGAAATACAAGCTCGAACAAACAATAAACTTATTCATTAGGCACATTGTCTTCAAATCACttgaaatttacaaaaaaaaaaactatcagaGGGTACAAGATGGTCATCGTGTGAATGTTTAGATATTTAAGTCAAACACTTCAATTCTCTAAAAACTTTGATAAATATAgtattgaaattagtattaaagatgtacatttttttaaatgaggatttatctatttatatagaGGTTTGAAAGTTTTTGATAAGTGTTCTTACTATTCTAAGGTCAATAGGATTAGGACTCTTATagattatgtttattattttttgatttttttaaagaaattttaatatCGAAATTATCATGTTTGCGCTTCATTTGAGATCTTCACAAGAAGGATTTATTGGGTTATTTCTAAAGATAATCCAGTCTCTCGAAGTTGATTacagtttttgaaaaactcttaTCTCTTCGTTGGAACTATTTCAGTCTTTGGGAGACTTGGtctcttaaaattattttgtgtttttaggCTATGGTCCAATCTCAAATCATATAATATGAATATGTAATGAattacaatttacaaaaaaaaaataaaattaactcatCAAATCCTAATTTATTAAAGCAACAAttcaaaaggaaaaggaaacatCCAAAATGAAATCTAtatacaattaaattatttaactagtaaaaaattatatttacaatttaccTGTCCCTTTGATTttagcaaataaaaaaatttccttttagaagtgttttcttcctttaatttaattttaaagtacaATTAGAGCTGACAATAAAAAGAGATtaataaatagtaaattaaAAGATTAGTCGTTACCGTaccttatttttttgttataattaaatcaatctttttatttttttatcaaattctgtTAACAAAAATTGATGccatatacattaatataagtAGAAAAATCacttaatgttaaaaaaattaatgtaaactttACAATTAAGTGATTTCGagatttgtattaattttttaacaaaatttaataaaaaaattaagaaatagaccaaattataacaaaaattaatatttaatggatacgataataaaaattaaagtacacAAATACTTTATTATAAAGtacaaagttaaaaataataatttcatggGCATGGTGAAATGATAAAATACCTTAAGTTTCATATAAAGTATCAAGGTTTGAATCAGTGTGACAATTTGTTGAAAGGTTTAAAATCTCACATGGACTATACCGAATATTCAACTTCTAAGTGTGTATAGATTATGTTCGCATTCGGATTTACTCGGAAGGTGCATCAGAGGGGAAGATCACCCGTCCTTGAGAATTAGTTAGACGAAACTCGAATGcccaaaatgaattaaaaaaagattaaaaataatataatttatccaATTAATAAACTTTTCTCGATGATCTATGAATTCCAAAGATGTCCCCAACTTTCAAGATAATTTCTTTCTTGCAAGATCTCGTGAACCTGTAATCGACCATTATGTTCAAATCTCAACAAAGTGTACTAATCAATggaattacatatatatatatatatgtatgtatataataatatgttggccaaatttatatttttacatttttttatttgattacttaaattttttattattttaattatactgttaaacttgtatttttgattcaatttaatttatatactttgattttttttttcgtgcGATAacctaaatttttcaatatttcaattatactccTTAACTTATATTTTCGAATCTATTTAATCCTTGTAGTATGACATTTTTTTCGTGTGGCAAATCGaacttttcattgttttgattatatcttgtatttgtattttttagttaatttaaccGTTATAATTTGACATGAAcaaagtataatatatattttgttatatcaatttgttatttcttttacaCATGAAAGTATAAAGTTAAATCGACTCGAACATGTAGATTCAggggtgtaattaaaataataaaaaaattgagttgtcaaaaaaaaaatcaaagtataaaaattaaattaattcaaaaatcaagttcaagagtataatcgaaataataaaaaaattaaattatttaaaaaatatataaatataaatttgatcaaACATGTATAATTATCACCCATGAACGTGtttggaagaaaaatattaatatccTATGAATTAAATCACACAACCATATGGCTAAGACCAAGAGAAGTATCAAGAAACGATACAAAATCGGAAGCCAAAATAGAAACGAAAAATCACAACACAATGCATTCAAGAACAAGAGATATACGTGTTCAGATTCAAAAGAATCCTATCCACGGCAAAGGCTTCCAATCCCTAGTAAATCCACTAATATATACAATGGGTTTAGAGAAATTACAAGCAATCAACAACAATCAGAAAAACCATTTACAGTATTGACAAATCGGTGAAAAACTGAGTACAAAAGTTTCAAAGAACAAGTTATTCACAGCACTCACAACACTCGCCTACCTCTCTTACACAACCTATGATTTCTCAAAGAAAGTGACAACACAAAAAACTAGGGTTTCTGATAATGGAGCTTTCGTAAATGCTTTCTGCACATTCTTGAAGATGATGATTGTTCAACTACCCCTATTTGCCTTATATACACGGGCCAACTCAAGATAAATGAcagacttgggcttgggctcagTTTGCTATAAAACACCAACAACTCATGgcctattttatatatatatatatataacccaaaTTATAGCATATTATAGAACATCTAAATGTAGCCCACATTCATAATGAAATAAACTCATATGCAAGTGTGATGCAACCCAAATGTAAAAgtacatcaatttatttatcaaaatataacactATATGCCATATGACAATTACATGAATTGATTTattaaacatataacatatcaatatattttgaatcacaaatattaacaaaaaagaATGTTTCTTGTACTTTCATTGATATTTTAACCCGTTGCTCTCtacaaacaagtataaaaacTATACTTTATATCTTGGTCTTCGTCACTTTAAGTACCTTTTATATGCTTGTAATGAGTGTATAATTCATGCTTTAATAGAGATTAACGCCAATGATTTAAGATGACGAAAAAAATAGTTGAATGAGAGAAAATTTTAGTTGAGGGTGCTAAAggccatattttttaatagtccAAAGACtcattatatattaattaagtcaattttagataatatgaattgaaaattaaaaaaaaaaaaaatc
The Diospyros lotus cultivar Yz01 chromosome 12, ASM1463336v1, whole genome shotgun sequence DNA segment above includes these coding regions:
- the LOC127786746 gene encoding uncharacterized protein LOC127786746 isoform X2; this translates as MKGRFLLSVALSFYGEVLNLERPWKQPEKKFIPPNKNTTKMSVTQSKVGYGHSLVKQTRVREDDRRPPVSTSSKAKDQLGLQVSGALRPLSVDFSHCVAHCRKRGEQKLGFNADYSVPRTHPPVHN
- the LOC127786746 gene encoding uncharacterized protein LOC127786746 isoform X3; protein product: MKGRFLLSVALSFYGEVLNLERPWKNTTKMSVTQSKVGYGHSLVKQTRVREDDRRPPVSTSSKAKDQLGLQVSGALRPLSVDFSHCVAHCRKRGEQKLGFNADYSVPRTHPPVHN
- the LOC127786746 gene encoding uncharacterized protein LOC127786746 isoform X1, encoding MSTISHHHLLLLLLFLLSISSFHACTDARFLGAIAQQPEKKFIPPNKNTTKMSVTQSKVGYGHSLVKQTRVREDDRRPPVSTSSKAKDQLGLQVSGALRPLSVDFSHCVAHCRKRGEQKLGFNADYSVPRTHPPVHN